Part of the Methanobacteriaceae archaeon genome is shown below.
GCTAAAAGTCCATTGACAATATCTTCCACAAAGGTCCAGTCCCTTGTTTCTGAACCATCACCAGTAATCGGTAGGGCCTGTCCAGTCATGGACCAGTAGAAGAAGTTAGGAATAACATTTCGGTACTTTCCAGGGACTTCACCAGGGCCAAATACATTGAAAAATCTGGCATTTACAATGGGCATATCATAGAGATTGTGGAAGTAATTGGTGTATAACTCACCCAATAATTTTGTTACTTGATAAGGGGTGTGTAGAGAAATAGAAATATCATGTTCTTCAAATGGCATTTTAGAGTCTAATCCATAGACTCCACAACCCGAAGATGAGTATACAAATCTTTCCACTCCAACCAGTTGTGCGTATTGTAAAACTTTTAAAATACCTATACCATTAACCATTAAATCCTTTTCAGGATTATCTACACTGTTTTGATTGGCAAAGTGAGCCGCCAGATGGAAAACATAGTCTGGTTTTTCTTTAAAGACTCTTTTTAAAGAAGCATCATCCAAAATATCCCCTTTAATGAACTCCACATTATCCAGTTGAGGTATATTCCATTCATAGGCCGATGACATGTTATCCAGGATGATAACTTTACCAGCACCTAATTCTCCTAATCTTCGTGAGAGATTGCTCCCTACACAACCAGCCCCCCCAGTTACCAGTACCGTTTTATCTTCATATTCCTTAAATTGATCCATTTTAACAAACCTCTGTGATTATTAGGAATTAAGTAATTAATTAGAGTAGTTAATTATTATTTTACAAAATGATTATATTTTACAATAAGTTTTAATTTATATATTAATTCTATTATTTAAAATAAGTAATGATATTGTTTTAATTTATCTATAATTAATTTTTAAAAAATGAAAAATAATTGATTTAAAAATAAATATTTAAAATATCATATAAATTTTTCACCATAATAGGGCAATCGAATATCTGCCCTACCATTAAGACGTATTCTTTAAAAATCAATTCCTTAGACCTAACTCAACAAGAATAGCTTCGGTTTTATTCATGTCCGGAATCATGGAATTTTCTCCATTTATATTAGTATAATTTCCTGGAACCACCTCGATTTTAGCATGGCCTATATCGAAGCCCGCGATTAACTTTTCAATTACCGTTGTTTCCACCGGGGGGATATCTGTTTTTACATTTTGCCTTAGCTGATTTAAAATCATAGGAAGTTTGAGTAGGTTAGATGGTTTTAGGATTTCATCAGTAATGGCTTTTATTGCTTCCCGATGTCTTTTCATCCGCCCACCTTCTGACTCTGAATCTTGTCTGAAACGAAGAACAACCAAAGCTTCACTACCAGTTAATCTACTCATCCCTGTTTTTCCATTTAATTCTGGCCTAACAGCAGAAATATGGGGTTCTACATACATATTGATACCACCCAAAGTATCCACCATCTCTTTAAAGCTGGTGAAGTCCACCAAGATATAATAATCAATCCGCACATTCAAAAAGTTCTCCACAGCGGTTTTAGTGGTGTTTATATCACCATAGGCATAGGCACTGTTAATTTTACCCACACCTCTTCCTGGAATTTGCACCATGGTATCACGGGGTATGGAAAGCAGAAAAATTTCCTTTGTTTTTTTATCAATGGATAAAATGGTAATGGAATCAGTGTATCCATTGTGTTCAGGAGTTCGGGCATCTGAACCTAAAAGTAATATATTAATTCTTTCACTGCCTATTCCATCAGAGGTAAATGTATTATACAAATTCCATGCAGAAAATGATAGTCCTGCAATTGATATAAATAGTAATAATATTATTATATTCTTTTTATCCAAAATTCTTCCTCCAAATTTTCACAATACTATCGAGAATTTATTGTGTGTATTTGAATAATATACATAGCATTTAAATTAATATGTTTATGATATTCCTAAATTAGACTATTATGGAACCTATTTAAATATTTTAAAGCCATATGGCAATCCCCATAACAATCAAACCATTTAAACTCATATTATAATTATAAACTAAAAATATTTACAATCGCTCTTGTATTCAAACTTCAAGTTTCCGATTTAGTTGAGAATCTAATATAAGATATAGTTTAAAGAGATTTTTAGCGATTTTGACGTATCATACGTCCCATGGAATCTAAAATAATACCAGTAAACATCATAAAAGTTCCAAATAGAGTTAACATGATGGCTAACATAGTAGGACCTATATTGATACTTATTCCTAACATATAATCTCGCAGAAATAACAATCCTAAAGAAGCACCGATAAGAAATATGAGGAGTCCCGGGGCGGCAAAATAGTATAATGGTCTGTTTAATTCCATGTCCTGGAATATCTTAAATAGAACCCGGATTCCATGGCTTACCGGGTTTTTAGTAGATCCATCTACATCATATCTTACCCCAATTTCAACTTCTATCACCGTTAAACCGGCCTGGGCAGCATCTACTAACATTTCACTTTCTACCCCAAAGCCCTTCTCTTCAAATCGGAAAAATGGAAAGCTTTTGGAAGCGAATGCTCGGAATCCACTTTGAGTATCGGTGGTATGCAGTCCACTGGACATATTAGTGGCCTTATCCAGTACTTTTTGGCCCACTCTTCGATATGCAGGAGTATTTTCATCGGCACCTGTAATGTAACGACTTCCATTAACTACATCTGCTTCTCCTTCGAGAATAGGTGCTACTAATAGTGGTATTTCATCAGGATTGTGTTGAGCATCTGAATCTATGGTAATTACTACATCTGCGTCACTAGCAGCTTGGAATCCTGATTTTAAAGCGGCTCCTTTTCCCATATTTTTATGATGCCGGATAACCTCTGCACCCGCCAGTTCAGCTACTTTAGAGGTGCTGTCCGTGCTCCCATCATCGATAACAATTATTTTATCCACATGTTCCTTGCATCTAAGAATTATGCTTCCCAAAGCAACTTCTTCATTAAAAGCAGGCAGTAATGCAACTATTTTACTCATAATATTGTTTCCTGATTTTTGAATTGGATTTATTTGTTGAATCCCTATTAATAAATATTTAAATTAATCATCTTAGTTTTTTAATAATTCTTGATATTTCTAGAAATTAATCCTTAAAAATTATTCCTCAATTCTATAATACCATTTCATCCATTCCACAGTTTTCTTGATACCTTCTTCAGGCGTAACTTGTGGATTGTGTTTGAGGTCTTTAATGGCTTTGGAGAAGTCCATGGTTTTTACTTTAGTAGTGAAGGCCTCTTCTTCATGGTAAGTTACAATGGAATCATCAATTCCCACAGCATCCAAAACCATATCCGAATACTCTTTTATTTCGTGTTCCCATTCCTGTTTACTGCCCACATTGTAGGCCTCCCCCGGGATAAAGTTTTCCACAATATTAGCAAAGGTACGTGCCGTATCCTCTACATAATCAATTATCCTTTTGTGGCCCATATAAACGTCGTATGGTTTGTTGTGCAAGGCGTGGTAAATGAAGATAGGTATAAATCCTTTATATTTGGAATAAGCTTCATGAGGCCCATAACAGTTAACAGGGCGTACCCTAACCGTTTCAGTATCATGCATAGTGGCCGAATTCATGCACATGAGTTCTCCGGCCCATTTGGTGATGGCATAATCATTCATTTGATAAGTTTCGGATATAGGCCTATCAACCATTACATCTTCACTCATTACCCCATTGTAGTCCCCGTAGACTTCTGCAGAGGAGAAAAATATCATTCTGAACTTTAATTTTTCCTGGAGGCGAATCATGTGTTTGGTTCCCATTACATTGGTTTCCCACAGGTTTTCATAGTAGTCTTCACCATTCCAACGGCCATATTCTGCGGCCAGATGATATACATAGTCAAATTTATCATTATTGTCAAATACACGCTCTATTTGGCGATAATTTTTGACATCAGCCCGTACATAATCATCTATTTCATGATGTAAAAGGTCCAGAGCCAGTACTTCGTGACCACGACTTCTAAGGTCGTTCACTAGATTAGTACCTATAAATCCAGAGCCTCCAGTAACTAAAATTCTTTGAGTTTCCATAAATAAATCTCCTAATTATTAAATCTCTTTAAATCTGTTAAAATGAACTTAAATTAGTGAATAACAATCATTGTATTATATTTTTATTCCATATAATAATTCCATATAATTTTTTTAATCCTATGAGATTTGTTATAATATCTCATCACAATTAATTAATTTAACTTAATTTTCATTTAAAAGCCTATATATTTTTCTTATAAATTAAGTATAAAAATGTCCCTTGTTAATTTTTCAATTATAAAAATAATGTATAATTAAAAAATTTGAAAATAATGAAAATAAAAATTTAATCTTTCTGATAAATAAGCACGTTATCTACTTTTTTAAGGACATGGTAACCTTCTAAATTAAGAGGAGTCTGTGATTGCACATATAAGTAGTATTCAGGATCAATTTCAGCCATGAGCTGAGTAAATACTTCATGCGTCACTTTTAGAGGGATACGCGTAAATACATATTTTTTAAGATACCAACTAAAGGCCGGGCCTCTATCAGCAGCAATGGTCTTGTTTTTATAGTTAGGATCGTAATTCATGAGCCATTGGGCGGCAGCTTGTTCTGATTCAACCTGGGGATCCGAGTGGGGAATGGCATCAATATAGATAACTGTGGAAAATATCATGGAAAATACCAGTAAAACAGAAATCAGAGCCGATGTGGCATTAATTCCTTTGAATTTGTATTTAATTAAACTGGATATTTGATTAATACCTAAAGCAATCCCATAGGCCAGTGGTGGGGCCATGGTTATGAAATAACGATCTACCTTAACTGGATGGGCACTGTGCATAATTAAAAAGGCCAAAAACCAGGTTAAAAATAAGATGTCCAGGTCCAGATATTTCAAATCTAAATCCTTTAAGAGGAGATAAATAGAAATGGACATCACAACCATGATAACTTCACTTACCGCATAAGAAACCTGGGAATAAGTTCCTACTAGAATAATCACGGAGATAATAACGGCCGCTAGCCTGAAATAAAACGATTTTAGATTATTTAATTTACCAAAAACATTTATTGATTCATTTCCATTTTTAATATTTCCATTTTTAAGAGTTTTAAACTCTTCAAATAACTGTTTAAATATTTTAAATAGATAGATTAAAATTCCCATCATTAAAATTCCAAGTAAAACATAGGCCAGTATAGTGGGGAGACTGTAAGACGGCCACAGCATGTTCTGATATCCACTGATAGCCTGGGAAGAAATGTATTCTGGTATGTGTTTAAAATAATATAGGGTATCTAAACTGTATCCTGGATTAGCAGAAGACACTGCACCTGATGCCGATCCTGAAAATTGTTGGAAAAATGGGAAAAGATTCCCTACCTGTCTTTTAAAATAGAACATGAAGGGTAAGTAGATTAATACACCTAAAATTATTCCTTTTATAGCTTTTTTCAAATCAGGCCCTTGGGGACGGTTTATATAAATTACCAGGAGCATGGGAATTAAAATTAAACCCGAAGTATATCTAGTTAAAAAGGCCAGCATGGCCACGGGAAAAGCAAGATAAAAGAATTTTGAATCTTTTTTAACGGCCAGTAAAGTGAAGTACAAGGCCCATATAGATAAAGAAATTGCTGGAACGTCCAGAGCTCCAGAAACAGCCCATATAAGAACTACGGTGAATGTAGCAAAAGATAAGGCACCTACCAAACTTTCCCATTCATTGAATCTCATTTTTAAAATTAAATAAAGGCCCAAGGTTCCTAAAAAGTAAAAAACTCCACTGATGGCAAATAAAGTTGATTCATAGACTAAATCTGCTCTGAAAAATAGTGAGGTGATAAATGGTAAAAATGGGGATAAGTAAAGCGTATCGCCCACACCCATCCCCGCCATTTTAAGGGCATTATTCAGATATAAAAATATATCCCAGTAATACACTCCAATTTGAGATTGTATGGTAACAAGAGCATAGGTAAAAATAGCAGTTATAACTGCCAAGAGAGTGAATGCTATCAAGGAAGGCTTATTATTGGCCATACATTTTTTTATTTTTTCCATTTTTAGGCCTCAATTACTATTTAATAAATTCTGTTATTTTATAAAGGGGAATAATTCAATTTACCATAATCTATTGAAATTATAATTTATATTTTAAATTTAATATTTAATTTAATTATTTAATATTAAAATACAATTCTTCTTATATTATACTCAATTTCTTTTATAAATATAAACAATTTTGTCATTAGCTACTTTGCTATAGCCCTCCATATTCAAAGAACCTCGCCCATTAGTGCTTATGAAATAGGTGGCATTGGAATTTTTAAGCATCTGTGAAAATTCATCTGATGTTTTAAAATCCTGCGGATATCCTCTCCGGACATCCATTTTGAGATACCAACTTAAAGCAGGCCATTGATCTGAAAAAATGACTTGTTCTTTATATTGGGGATCATAGGTTTTCATCATTTTTGCTCCTTCTTCCAAAAATCCATAAACCTTGTAAGGAACTTTGTCTTCATAGGGCTGCAGGGCAGAAGCAAATAGAGTTACGGCTAAAATTAATATAAGAGCCCCAGATATAATTTTTTTATGGTTTAATTTATTAGTTAATCTCGCTATAAGATTACCTGTATTGGAAAGTCCCAGAACCATGAAATAAACCACAGCTGGAATCATGGTGATGAAATATCTATCCACCTTTATGGATAAAAAGCTGTGAGAAATAAGATAGGTCAAAAACCATATTAAAATAACTAAATCAATCCTAAAGACCCTTTTGATTTCCAGTCCCTTAATGATTTCAATTTTTCGCAAGGCGAAATAGGTAATTAAAATAGTGGAAAACATTAGAAGTTCACTTATTAAGTATGAATTACCGCCTAAGCTGATAATAAATAAAATAATCAATATTTCAACTAAAAAAACCATTATGGGTAGAATATATCTATTATTGAGCCATGAATCTAATTTTTTATTAATATTCCTCGCAGAGCTAGTATTCTTTTTGGTAGCACGATCCAGGCAATTATTCTTTAAAAAAGCCCATAATTTATTTAAAATTCCGGAAACATAGGAAATAAGGCCCAATCCTGTTAAAAACAAAAATAAATAAGAAATAGGGTTAACTTGGCCGGTATTAGGTGTCATCATTGATCCAAAATCAAGTCTAGAATCATTTAAGGGATAACTGGAAATATAGTTAGGAATATTTTTTAAATAATAAGCCTTATCTGGCATTAATCCCGGATCTCTGGTAGAAGCATGGTTTTCAACACTAACCCCGAATTGGTCCAAGAAGGGGAAGGGGTTTCCTAAATTAGCATAAAAAAATCCAACAAATGGAAGGAAAATTAAAATTCCCAGAACGATACTAATAGCTATTTTTTTTATTTCACTTTTAGTAAATCCTTTATCAAAATAATGGGTTATAAATAAAAATAAAAGAGGTAAAATAAGTAAGCCCGAAGTATATCGAGTAAGGAAAGCTAGAGCTGCTGCTGGAAATATGAAGTAAATGGATTTATTATTTTTTTCAAGACCATAAACTGCTAAAAATATAGTCCAGATTGAAAAACAAACTGCCGGAACATCCAATGCTCCAGATACGGCCCACGGCAGTACAACTGAACAGGAGGTAAATATAATGGCCCCAGCAAAGCTTTTTAGATGGGTGAATCGAAGATTTAGGAGCAAATACATCCCATAAATACCCAGAATAAATATTAAACCGGTCACTAAGTAAAGAGAGGACTGGAATACCAAGCCAGCACGATACAGTAGGGATGTTAAAAAGGGGATTAAAGGAGATAAGTAAATTTTATAGCCCTCACCTAGTCCGGCAAACATAAGGGCATTGTTTAAATAAAGATATACATCCCAGTAAATTACTCCAATTCTAATCTGCACTTCAAGTAAGTAAATTGTAAAAATAATTGCAAAAGCTATTAATATGATGGAATACACCCATAAAGGCCTTTTTTCCATCTTATTGTAAATTTTACGAAATGAAATCATGATATCACTGACATAATGGGTTATTTGATATAGGTTATTATTTGAGGTAAAATATTAGAGTTAGATTATTTGAGACATTATTATTTGAGGTAAAATATTAGTGGATTATTAGGGATATTATTATTTGAAGTAGATTATTTTAGATTAACTTAAACCGAATTATTATAGAATTTCTTTTCACCTATTATGGTTAAAGGTCAATATACTTGATTAATGAAATAGATTAGAATTCTTATAATTTTAATTAGTTATTATGTTTTATAAATTAGTTTGAGTATTAATAATTGATAAAATCTGATTTTTATTATTAATATTTTAATTTAATTAGTTATCCTCATTTACCATATTCTAAGAAGTATAACAACCATTATAATAACGCAGAACATTATTTAAATGTATTCCATTAACTTAAACTTTTAGGATTATTTCAACGATTATAAATCCAAATGGATAGACTATTGTGAACATTTTGTAATTAATTGTGATTTAGATGAATTAGGAATATTAAACCCCTTAAAATGAATCTATATCAAATTAAAATTACTTAGTAGATTAATAATCTATATTAATCATTAAATGGCCTTATTATTCTTCACGAGTAGAACTAAGTTATTAAATAAGTTACCATAGTACTCATAATAAATAAAATGGTCTTAAATGATGGGTTTATTCTTAAAAAAAGCTCTTTCAAAAACTTTTCAGTTAAAATAAGCTCCCAACAAGTCATTTCCACCATAATTAAATATAAAACCTTTTAATAGAGTCCCTTTTAATTTAAAAGGCCCATATAATGTCTTTTTTTCAATTTTAAATCAAAATATTTATATAGTAATTTGAAGTCCATATGTTTTATCATCGGGTCTTTTATCAAATTTTAACTGTTAACAATATTAATCAGTAAAATATGACCATATTAGGCCTAGTTGATATGGAGGCGGTAATAATTTCGCGAAACTTACAAATAGTTTTTTTATTAACGATTTGCTTAGCATTTCTAAACTCCAATGTTATATACGCAGAAACACTAGTAAACGGAACATCAGTAAATGACACTGATATAAACAGTTCTACACCATTAAAAACTTTTGATTCGAATAACACAAACAATCAAACCAGTGACAGCAATAGCAGTAACAATATTTCAACCAGTACTAATTCTAGTACTCCCCAGACCAGTACCAGCAGTGCATCAGCCAGTGACAACAGTAACTCAGCTCACGGTTCTATGTGGGTTAAAGCCAGCGACATGGGAAAAATAAACTTTACCCAAATTAAAGAAGGTGGAATTGAGGACATATTCTTAGAACAGGCGGCTTTAAATGATGCCAAATATAAGACCAACCTCACCGCATTTTTAAGTAAAGCTAAAAATTCCAGTATTCGAGTAAGTGCCTGGGTAATCTGTTTAAAATACAACGAAACTTTCATAGATCCCACCGGTAAGTACAACTACCAGGTTACTACATCCAGCCAAGTAGCTGTGAAAACACCCTACAAATACTACTACAAGACCAAAGTGAAAGTGGCCTATCAAAAATCAGTGAAACAGTACTACAAAAGTTACTACAAGTACAAAGGTAAACTGAAGTACAAATTAAAGTACAAATGGGTAAAAAAGACCTATTACAAGTACGTTTACCAGACCAAGTACACCATAAAGTACAAAACCACTTATCAAACCAAGTACACCACGACTACCAATACCGGGTACAATACTACCTATGCCAACAGTTACATCAACAACTTAACTGCGCGAATTGTCAACTACACCAAAATCGATGGAATCAATGGAATACACCTGGATTACATTAGATACTCTGGAAAAGCATATAACAGTACCAATGGAACGCAAGCCATTACAAATATTGTGGCCAAGATCTCTGCAGCAGTAAAAGCCATTAATCCTTCTGCTCTTCTCTCTGCAGCACTCATGCCTGAGACCGGAAGCAACGCCTATTACTATGGACAGGATTACCCTGCTCTGGGAAAGTATCTCGATGTTCTGGTCCCTATGATTTACAAGGGAAATTACAAGGAAGATGCTTCTTGGATTGCATCGGTAACCAAGTACATATCCACCCATTCTAATGGTAAGCCTGTTTGGGCCGGTATAATGACCTATGAATCTGATTCTAACCCCACACCTTTAGGATCGGCTGAGTTACTTAATGATACTCAAACTGCTTTAAATAATGGTGCCACAGGATATACGCTCTTTAGATACGGTAATGTTTTGAACAGCGATTTCTTTAACTATTCAGGGAATTTAGCTATAAATTCAACGGCACATACCAACACCTCTTCGGAATCTGCCGGAAATACTACTTCCAGTATTATCTCCCTGGCAGCTATTGAAAGTGCGGCCAGTTCCCTCAAATCATTCATAGAAACCAATAACAGACTTCCTAATTACGTAACCGTGAATTCCCAGCAGTTAAAAGTTAGTGAATTCCTATGCCTCATGGCTAATGGAATTTTAAACTTAAATAGCGGGAAAAACAGCGGTGTAGGGCAAAAAACATTATCCAGTGATCCAACATCCAGTGGAAGTACCTTAAGTGGTAATTTGTATCTAAGTGACTATGTGAGTCTAGCTCAAAGTATAGTGAACTACATCAATACTAACCATGCAGCTCCAGGTTCTATGAGCACTTCTCTAGGAAATATGCAATTTAAAACCATGGTTTATTCCCTGGCCAAGATTCTGAATTTCCAGAGTTTGAATGATCGTTTACCTAGCTATGTAACCATTGACGACACCGTATATCAGAACAGTACCATTCAGTACTTGCAACCAACTAAAAACTGTCAATCCACAGACTCTAATATTACGGCCCTGGCATCTTCTCTAACCAGCGGGCTAACCAGTACCCTGGCCAAAGCTACAGCCATATTTAACTGGGTTCGAAACAACACCAGTTACAGTTTCTACTACAATACCAAGTACGGAGCAGTGAATACCTTGAAAAACAAGGTTGGAAACTGTGTGGACCTTTCCCATCTTTTAGTGGCCCTTTCCCGGGCCGCAGGAATTGCAGCCAAATATGTGCATGCCGACGCCACTTTTACCAGTGGTAATGTCTATGGACACGTTTGGGCGGAGTTTCTCATAGATGGGGCCTGGGTTAAAGCTGATGCAACCAGTAATAGTAATTCTCTGGGTAACATAACCAATTGGAATACGGCAACTGCTAAGATGAAAGGAACATACGCAGAACTGCCATTTTAGAAAGACCATTGGTCTTTCTTTTTTCATTTTTTTTATAATTTCTTGCTTTTACTTAAAAGAAAAATCAGTTTAATCTGGACGAGTAATGAACTTTCCTAAATTTAATAGCATTTAAAAGATAGGAAGAAATTCCTAAAATTAGGAAAATAATGGCCGTATTAAATCTAGTAGTTACCTAGCCCATTAATAGGCCCTTTAAAAAGGATATGTCCAGAATCCAGCCCAACAAAATAATTATAGACCGTAATGTTAATGCTGATGAAAGAATTTTAGATATTTTAAATGTTTTTTCAATCCAGGGCGAATAAAAGTTACTCTCATAATCTTCTTCATCCGTGATTAATGGAGTTTTATCCCTTTGATAATTTTTCATTCACTCCCCCCAAAAAAATGGAAGTTAATAATTAATTAGTTCTGGTTAAATTAGTTCTGGTGTATAATAAATTTTGTTAAAATAAACTATTTTCTCCCTTACCAAGTACAACCACACCTTAAATTCACTAGTAGTAAAAATACCAAAAAACACGGCATACTAAGTCAAAAGAAAGCAATCAAGATCACAGAGACTTGACCATGAATAGAAGTTAGTTCTTATTTTAATTTAACAGATAATCAAACAAGTATTCCACAGTTATCAATTGACACCATATTAAAGACTTAAAATCATCACCGAAAAAAAGAAATAGTAATATGATAATATATCTTCATACTTACTATTTATTACCTGTCAGGGGTCTAAGAAGGTGGAAATTTGAAAATAAAAGCTAATATGGGATCTTTTAAGGCTTTATTACTTATTGGAATTTTATTTTTTGGTTTTAGTGGTGTATCTGCAGCTCAATGGGAAGTGGGGAGTGGAAAGACTTACACTACAATTCAGTCAGCAATAGATAATGCAAACACTCTGGATGATGATGTTATCAATGTGCACAGTGGAAGATACACTGAAGATGTTATAGTAAATAAAAAATTAACCCTACAGGCCAATAAGGGGGATTATGTAGAAATACAAGCCACAAATACAGGATTTACTGTAGTAAATGATAGCACTGGTGATGGAAGTGGAAGCACCATAGATGGATTCAAAATAAATAGTTCAACTACTGGTACCGGTGTTAATGTCAGTGCAGACAACTGTAATGTTAAAAATAATGAAATAATTGGAGGTAAAACCGGAATTACAGTTTCAGGAAGTAACACTACAATTATAGGTAATGTTATTTCTGGCCAATCAGAAACTGGTATTCTAGGAAACCTTTCCCAGGGTTTCTTCACTGTTTCTGGAAACCACATATCTAATATAATTGGTCAAGGATCCGTAAATGGAATTACAGTATCTATTAACGGGAGTTTAACTGATTTTAATGCCATGGGAAATACTATTACCAACATCAACGCGTTTGGTGTTGGTGGTAGTGTATTTGGAATTCAAGTGGGAAAGAGTAAAGGTGCAGATGGAAATCCAGAAGTGGGCAATGTCACCAATTTAATGGTCACTAAAAATATAATTACTGGTATCAATGCCACTAGCGCTATTATGGGAATGGAATTAATAACCAGTAGCATTAATGCTGTGATTTCTGGCAATGAATTATCCAAATTAACAGGATCTACTGGTAGCTCCGTATACGCTCTTGAAGCCGCTATTATAGGGAATGGCACTGTTTTGGTCTCTAAAAATAAAATATCACAAATAAGTGCATATGAACAGGCTGTGGGAATAGTAATTATAGCTTTAGGTGATTTAAAATTACAAGACAACATAGTTGTAAATATTAATAATGCTAAGGCAGCAGTGGGGATGTTGGGTCTTGGATTATTTAATAATGCAACTTTAGAAAATAATAGTGTTTATAATATTAACTCCCCTAACATAGCCGCAGGAATTGTAGGCACAGCTCTAGCAAATCTTAACATGTTGCATAATACAGTAATCGGAGTTAATGGAGCTAATGATGTGGGCATGGTAGCTGCTGGTTTTAACACCACAATAATTACAGGAAACAACCTGGAAGGAGATGGTTCAGGTAATGGTATTGTAATATGTTCGCCTAATGGAACAATTAACTACAATCGGATTGCAAACTTTGAATATTACATTCAGAACTTTAAATTTTCATCATTTGGGCCCAGTATCGATGAAATGCTTAAACCCATTGA
Proteins encoded:
- a CDS encoding NAD(P)-dependent oxidoreductase; this encodes METQRILVTGGSGFIGTNLVNDLRSRGHEVLALDLLHHEIDDYVRADVKNYRQIERVFDNNDKFDYVYHLAAEYGRWNGEDYYENLWETNVMGTKHMIRLQEKLKFRMIFFSSAEVYGDYNGVMSEDVMVDRPISETYQMNDYAITKWAGELMCMNSATMHDTETVRVRPVNCYGPHEAYSKYKGFIPIFIYHALHNKPYDVYMGHKRIIDYVEDTARTFANIVENFIPGEAYNVGSKQEWEHEIKEYSDMVLDAVGIDDSIVTYHEEEAFTTKVKTMDFSKAIKDLKHNPQVTPEEGIKKTVEWMKWYYRIEE
- a CDS encoding glycosyltransferase family 39 protein, encoding MISFRKIYNKMEKRPLWVYSIILIAFAIIFTIYLLEVQIRIGVIYWDVYLYLNNALMFAGLGEGYKIYLSPLIPFLTSLLYRAGLVFQSSLYLVTGLIFILGIYGMYLLLNLRFTHLKSFAGAIIFTSCSVVLPWAVSGALDVPAVCFSIWTIFLAVYGLEKNNKSIYFIFPAAALAFLTRYTSGLLILPLLFLFITHYFDKGFTKSEIKKIAISIVLGILIFLPFVGFFYANLGNPFPFLDQFGVSVENHASTRDPGLMPDKAYYLKNIPNYISSYPLNDSRLDFGSMMTPNTGQVNPISYLFLFLTGLGLISYVSGILNKLWAFLKNNCLDRATKKNTSSARNINKKLDSWLNNRYILPIMVFLVEILIILFIISLGGNSYLISELLMFSTILITYFALRKIEIIKGLEIKRVFRIDLVILIWFLTYLISHSFLSIKVDRYFITMIPAVVYFMVLGLSNTGNLIARLTNKLNHKKIISGALILILAVTLFASALQPYEDKVPYKVYGFLEEGAKMMKTYDPQYKEQVIFSDQWPALSWYLKMDVRRGYPQDFKTSDEFSQMLKNSNATYFISTNGRGSLNMEGYSKVANDKIVYIYKRN
- a CDS encoding LCP family protein, which encodes MDKKNIIILLLFISIAGLSFSAWNLYNTFTSDGIGSERINILLLGSDARTPEHNGYTDSITILSIDKKTKEIFLLSIPRDTMVQIPGRGVGKINSAYAYGDINTTKTAVENFLNVRIDYYILVDFTSFKEMVDTLGGINMYVEPHISAVRPELNGKTGMSRLTGSEALVVLRFRQDSESEGGRMKRHREAIKAITDEILKPSNLLKLPMILNQLRQNVKTDIPPVETTVIEKLIAGFDIGHAKIEVVPGNYTNINGENSMIPDMNKTEAILVELGLRN
- a CDS encoding NAD-dependent epimerase/dehydratase family protein — protein: MDQFKEYEDKTVLVTGGAGCVGSNLSRRLGELGAGKVIILDNMSSAYEWNIPQLDNVEFIKGDILDDASLKRVFKEKPDYVFHLAAHFANQNSVDNPEKDLMVNGIGILKVLQYAQLVGVERFVYSSSGCGVYGLDSKMPFEEHDISISLHTPYQVTKLLGELYTNYFHNLYDMPIVNARFFNVFGPGEVPGKYRNVIPNFFYWSMTGQALPITGDGSETRDWTFVEDIVNGLLAMGIKEEAIGQAINLGSAKDNRVIDMAKWVNELTGNEEGVAYMARRNWDAKTQLLSSIEKAQKILDYQPTVSFKDGLKRTHKWFDDSWENIEESAEF
- a CDS encoding glycosyltransferase family 39 protein; amino-acid sequence: MEKIKKCMANNKPSLIAFTLLAVITAIFTYALVTIQSQIGVYYWDIFLYLNNALKMAGMGVGDTLYLSPFLPFITSLFFRADLVYESTLFAISGVFYFLGTLGLYLILKMRFNEWESLVGALSFATFTVVLIWAVSGALDVPAISLSIWALYFTLLAVKKDSKFFYLAFPVAMLAFLTRYTSGLILIPMLLVIYINRPQGPDLKKAIKGIILGVLIYLPFMFYFKRQVGNLFPFFQQFSGSASGAVSSANPGYSLDTLYYFKHIPEYISSQAISGYQNMLWPSYSLPTILAYVLLGILMMGILIYLFKIFKQLFEEFKTLKNGNIKNGNESINVFGKLNNLKSFYFRLAAVIISVIILVGTYSQVSYAVSEVIMVVMSISIYLLLKDLDLKYLDLDILFLTWFLAFLIMHSAHPVKVDRYFITMAPPLAYGIALGINQISSLIKYKFKGINATSALISVLLVFSMIFSTVIYIDAIPHSDPQVESEQAAAQWLMNYDPNYKNKTIAADRGPAFSWYLKKYVFTRIPLKVTHEVFTQLMAEIDPEYYLYVQSQTPLNLEGYHVLKKVDNVLIYQKD
- a CDS encoding glycosyltransferase family 2 protein produces the protein MSKIVALLPAFNEEVALGSIILRCKEHVDKIIVIDDGSTDSTSKVAELAGAEVIRHHKNMGKGAALKSGFQAASDADVVITIDSDAQHNPDEIPLLVAPILEGEADVVNGSRYITGADENTPAYRRVGQKVLDKATNMSSGLHTTDTQSGFRAFASKSFPFFRFEEKGFGVESEMLVDAAQAGLTVIEVEIGVRYDVDGSTKNPVSHGIRVLFKIFQDMELNRPLYYFAAPGLLIFLIGASLGLLFLRDYMLGISINIGPTMLAIMLTLFGTFMMFTGIILDSMGRMIRQNR